The segment AAGGTTCCTCACTTCATTTACGATGACGGAATCTTCCTGACCGGCGTTCTGGACAATCTGCCGAATCGGTTCCTCAAGGGCTCTCTTCACGATGTTGAATCCGATGACCTGGTCATCGTTCAGCTCCTTTTCCTTCTTCTCTTTCAGGTATTTATCGATGGCGTTCTGGGCTCTCAGGAGGGCAACTCCGCCACCGGGAACAATCCCTTCCTCGACGGCTGCCTTCGTCGCATGCATGGCATCCTCGACTCTTGCTTTCTTCTCCTTCATCTCTGTCTCTGTGGCTGCACCGACTTTAATGACTGCAACACCGCCAATCAGTTTGGCCAGCCTTTCCTGTAGTTTCTCCCGGTCGTAATCGGAGGTTGTATCCTCGATCTGTGTTCTGATCTGCTTCACCCGTCCTTCGATCTCAGACTGCTTTCCTTTCCCTTCGATGATGGTCGTGTTGTCCTTGTCGATGACGATCTTCTTGGCTTCGCCGAGGTCTTCCATCCGGATGTTCTCGAGCTTGATCCCGAGATCCTCCGTGATGCTCTTTCCACCAGTCAGAATGGCGATGTCCTTGAGCATCTCCTTCCTGCGGTCACCGAATCCAGGAGCCTTGACTGCGGAGCACTGGAGCGTTCCTCTGAGTTTATTTACGACGAGCGTGGCAAGGGCCTCGCCTTCTACGTCCTCGGCGATGATGAGCAATGGTTTCCCGGCTCTTGCGATCTGTTCGAGCAGTGGAAGGAGCTCTTTCATGTTGCTGATCTTCTTCTCGTGGATGAGTATCTTGATATCCTCGAGGACGCATTCCATCCTCTCGGCATCGGTGACGAAGTACGGTGAGAGATACCCTCGATCAAACTGCATTCCTTCCACGACGTCGAGAGAAGTCTCCATTGATTTTGCCTCTTCGACGGTGATAACGCCATCCTTCCCGACCTTCTCCATCGCCTCGGCAATGATCTGGCCGATAGTCTCGTCGTTGTTGGCCGAGACAGTGCCCACCTGTGCGATCATCTTTCCTGCCACCTTTTGGGAGAGGTTCTTTATCTCATTAACGGAGATCTCGACCGCTTTCTCAATTCCTTTCTTGAGATCCATCGGATTGGCGCCGGACGTAACTGCCTTGATCCCTTCCCGATAGATCGCCTGCGCAAGGACGGTTGCGGTTGTCGTTCCATCACCGGCTGTATCGGACGTCTTGCTGGCGACCTCTCTCACCATCTGGGCGCCCATATTCTCTTTAGGATCGTTCAACTCGATCTCTTTGGCTACGGTTACACCGTCCTTCGTACTTGTGGGAGAACCGAACTTCTTCTCCAGGATGACATTTCGCCCCTTTGGGCCAAGTGTAACCTTGACGGCATCGGCAAGCTTGTTGATTCCTTTGAGAATTGCCTGCCTGCAATCCTCAGCATAAATGATATCCTTTGCTGCCATAATCTATAACCTCCTTTTCATTGTTTGATTTTCACTTTTCTTGCTAATTTTTAAGATAACTCGATTTCTCATCGGTGATCCTTGACATCGAGTATGAGCCGGAACGCACAGTAGTGTCCGGGCTTCTGTAATTCGTCATTGAATGATTCCTAGGATTTCGTCTTCTCTCAGGATAACATGCTCTTCATCCTCGATCTTGATCTCTGTTCCCGCATATTTGCCGAACAGGACCTTGTCGCCCACTTTCACTTCGATCGGGACCCTTTTGCCATTGTCGTCCAGCCTGCCGGGACCGACGGCAATGACTTTTCCTTCCATCGGCTTCTCTTTCGCCGTGTCGGGGATGATGATCCCCCCCTTTACGACCTCTTTCTCTTCGAGCCTCTTGATTAGAATTCGATCGGCTAATGGTTTGATCTTCATAGTACATCCTCCTTTCTAATTGGTTGAAAATGAAAGAGTTACATTTATCCTAAAAATAAAATTAGCACTCTTGCCTAAAGAGTGCCAATACTATAGGATTGCGCTTTTCAAATGTCAAGCTACTTCATAAGAATTTTGTTCTATTCTTCTTGACGCTATTCTTCCCTAAAGAATAAAATGGATGAAACATTAAACTAATGAATACATATCGAAGAGTGAGCATTCAGGATGTCGGCAGCATGCAGAACTAAGATCAACCTCACCATTACTTACCAGAACA is part of the Acidobacteriota bacterium genome and harbors:
- the groL gene encoding chaperonin GroEL (60 kDa chaperone family; promotes refolding of misfolded polypeptides especially under stressful conditions; forms two stacked rings of heptamers to form a barrel-shaped 14mer; ends can be capped by GroES; misfolded proteins enter the barrel where they are refolded when GroES binds); this encodes MAAKDIIYAEDCRQAILKGINKLADAVKVTLGPKGRNVILEKKFGSPTSTKDGVTVAKEIELNDPKENMGAQMVREVASKTSDTAGDGTTTATVLAQAIYREGIKAVTSGANPMDLKKGIEKAVEISVNEIKNLSQKVAGKMIAQVGTVSANNDETIGQIIAEAMEKVGKDGVITVEEAKSMETSLDVVEGMQFDRGYLSPYFVTDAERMECVLEDIKILIHEKKISNMKELLPLLEQIARAGKPLLIIAEDVEGEALATLVVNKLRGTLQCSAVKAPGFGDRRKEMLKDIAILTGGKSITEDLGIKLENIRMEDLGEAKKIVIDKDNTTIIEGKGKQSEIEGRVKQIRTQIEDTTSDYDREKLQERLAKLIGGVAVIKVGAATETEMKEKKARVEDAMHATKAAVEEGIVPGGGVALLRAQNAIDKYLKEKKEKELNDDQVIGFNIVKRALEEPIRQIVQNAGQEDSVIVNEVRNLEKEKGKNWGFDAYKETFADMVEGGIIDPTKVVRTALQNASSIASLMLTTEAAVYEIPEEKKPPMMPPHGGGMGDMY
- the groES gene encoding co-chaperone GroES, with amino-acid sequence MKIKPLADRILIKRLEEKEVVKGGIIIPDTAKEKPMEGKVIAVGPGRLDDNGKRVPIEVKVGDKVLFGKYAGTEIKIEDEEHVILREDEILGIIQ